The window CGTACAGGCGTGCGCGACCACCGGACCGTCCCGTGACGCCCGCCTGTCGTTAAAAACGGATAAAACTCAGAGAATCAGGATTGCCCTGAAATCATTGACGTTGGTGCGTGTCGGCCCGGTGACGATCAGGTCGCCCAGCGCGTTGAAGAAACCGTATCCATCGTTGTTGTCGAGCATGGCGCGTGCGCGCATACCCATCGCCTCGGCGCGCGCCACCGAATCGGGACCGCAAATCGCGCCGGCATTGTCTTCCGAACCGTCTATCCCATCGGTATCGCAGGCAATCGCATGCACGCCTCGCTGACCACCCACGGTGGCGGCAAAACTGAGCAGGAATTCGGCGTTGCGCCCTCCCCTGCCCTTGCCGCGCACGGTAACGGTGGTTTCACCGCCGGAGATCAAGACGCAAGGCTTGGCGAAAGGCTGGCCGCGCAATGCGATCTGGCGCGCCAGCGCGGCGTGCATCATGCCGACATCGCGTGCCTCGCCTTCCATCTCGTCCGACAGGATATAGGGCGTGATGCCGGCCGCGCGTGCACTCGCGGCTGCAGCTTCCAGCGCCTGCTGCGCTGTGGCGATCACATGATGGCTATTGCCGGTAAAGCGTGGATCGTTGGGCTTGGGTGTTTCGCCGGCACCCGATGCCAGATAGTCTTCCATGACCGGCGGCACTGCAATTTCGTACTTGTTCAGGATAGCTAGCGCCTGCGCGCAGGTGGTCGGGTCCGGCAAGGTCGGCCCGCTGGCAATGACGCCGGGGTCGTCGCCGGGCACATCGGAAATCAGCAGGGTCACGACCCGGGCCGGCGCGCACGCCAGCGCAAGGCGTCCGCCCTTGATGGCGGAGAAATGCTTGCGCACGCAATTCATTTCCGAAATCGTCGCACCGCTTTTCAGCAAGGCCTTGTTGATCGCCTGCTTTTCTTCCAGCGTGATGCCTTCGCCCGGCAAGGCCAGCAAAGCCGATCCGCCACCGGAAATCAGGCAAA is drawn from Noviherbaspirillum saxi and contains these coding sequences:
- a CDS encoding glycerate kinase type-2 family protein, with translation MPDINPRQLLLDMYTAAVDAVSAEKCLPAFLPKPSITGRTLVIGAGKGAAAMAQTVERHWEGELSGLVVTRYGHGADCKRIEVVEAAHPVPDEAGRRAAGRIMDMVQGLSENDLVLCLISGGGSALLALPGEGITLEEKQAINKALLKSGATISEMNCVRKHFSAIKGGRLALACAPARVVTLLISDVPGDDPGVIASGPTLPDPTTCAQALAILNKYEIAVPPVMEDYLASGAGETPKPNDPRFTGNSHHVIATAQQALEAAAASARAAGITPYILSDEMEGEARDVGMMHAALARQIALRGQPFAKPCVLISGGETTVTVRGKGRGGRNAEFLLSFAATVGGQRGVHAIACDTDGIDGSEDNAGAICGPDSVARAEAMGMRARAMLDNNDGYGFFNALGDLIVTGPTRTNVNDFRAILIL